The Meiothermus ruber DSM 1279 genome includes the window GCACCTTGGTGCCCATACCCATCTGGTCTTCGTCGGGGTTGCTGCCGGTGAGGGTGATGACGGCCCGGTTGCGGAAGGGCTGGTTGGGGGTGCCGACCTCGAGCTTCCCGTGCACCATAATCCAGTCGGCGCTCAGCTCCAGGTCTCGGTTATCGAAGCGCAAAACGCCGTTGATGGTCAGGCCCTTGAGGGGGGGCGGGCTTACGTCGAGCACCACAGCCAGATCGGGGGGAATCACCACCACCTCGCCGGCGCGGGGCGGCTGCCCGCTGGGCCAGGTGCGGGGATCCGACCACATACCAGTACGGCTGGGGTTGGGGCCGTTGGGGGTGCCTGCGCTATCGGTGTTGCAGGCAGTTAGCATAACCATTATTAGCAGACCTAGCCAGTGCTTCATCGAAATCTCCTCTAATGCTCTCTTAGAAAAGTGGCCCCTGCAAGGGTGTTTATGCAGCTAACTTTCAAGATACGGGTCAAGTAACTCTAATTTGTTTGGTGCTGCATTAAGACTCGCTTCATCAATTAAGCACAAACCCTGCTGCAAGGACCACCCCAGCGGCCTAGACAAAGCGTCACGTCCGCTCTATACTCAGTACTCGCTGGCGCCGAGGAGTAGCGCAGCCTGGTAGCGCACCTGCTTCGGGAGCAGGGGGTCGCTGGTTCGAATCCAGTCTCCTCGACCAACTCAACCGGTGCGACGTGCCACTAGACCCGAACCCGAAGGCTCGGGTTCTCACCCGGTTAAAATAACGCTCGGTAAAACTCGGAAAGGGTTAAACTAAAGCCCTGCAAGCTAGATACGAGGTCGGGGGTGCCTTTTTTGAGGCGCACCTGTACGAAACGGTTGGGTTATGAAGCGTTTTCTAGTGGTTGTCAGCGCCCTCATGGTTGTAGGGATGGCTGTTGCGCAGTCGAGCCCCTACCGCTTGAGGGTGCTGTCCTGGAGCTGTCAGGCCTTTGCACGCGGGGTGCTGATTCAGGGCACGGTGCGCAATATCAGCCCCCGGCCTTTGCAGGACTTGCGGGTGAGTGCTCGAGTGATTGGCCCAGGGCTGCGCATGGCCGCTAACTCGGCGCCCCTGCAGGATCGCAACCTAATGCCGGGGGAGTCGGCGCGCTTTGAGCTGCGGGTTCGCACCAATTTTGATTCGGTGAGCCGTTGTGAGCTGTGGTTCCGCAATCCTCGAGTGATCCAGATCGCCACCCTGGTGCCCAATCCCCGTTGAGCGCCCGGAGGCGCAACGCCTGGGTCTCTGGGTTCCGCTATCTTTGGTAGCATTGGCGGTATGAGATTGGGTGCCCTTATCTTGGGAATCTTTTTCTGGCTGGGGCTGGGTCAGGCGCAGGGCGTGGTGTACAAGCTGCGCGTCACCGAATGGAGCTGCACACCCAGCGCGGGGGTGATGATTGCGAGGGGAACCGTGGTTAACCAGTCCGGCCAGACCCTACACAACGTGCGCGTCAACCTGCGGGTGGTGGACAAAGTGGTTACCACGGTCAACGGGGTTCCGAACCGAAGGGTTTACGGCACCAACTCGGCCCCGATTGCCGAGCGAAGCCTGGCCAACGGGGCCAGCAGCCGCTTTGAGGTGCGGGTTCGGCCTGCGCAACTTCAGGGCACCCAGTGCCAGCTCTGGTTCCGTAGCCCGGACATCGTGCAAATCCCCACCCGTGTGCCGGGTCAGTAGCCGATATGCTGCGCATTTTAGGTGGAACTGCCAAAGGCGTGGCCCTGAAGGTGCCGGAATCGGCGCGGCCCAGCCCGGTGCGGCTGCGCAAGGCCCTCTTCGATTTTTTGCGCTTTAGGTACCCCCGCCGGGGCCGCTTCCTGGATTTGTACGCGGGTAGCGGCGCGGTGGGCCTCGAGGCCGCCTCGGAGGGCTTTGAAACCACCTTGGTGGAAAAGGATCGGCAGGCTATCCAGTTCCTGAGGGAGAATGCCACCAAGGCCCGCCTGAAGGTTCGGATCGAGGGGATGCCGGTGGAGCGCTACTTGCAAGAAGCCAGGCGGCAAGGGCTGCGCTTCACGGTGGCTTTTATGGCCCCGCCCTATCCCCACGACCTGTTGCAGGATTTTGAACGGCTGCTCGAGGCGCGGGTGGTCGAAGCCGGTGGGTTGTACATCCTGCAGCACCCCACCGACCTGCACCTGCCGATGGGGGAGCGACGGGTGTATGGCTACAACTGCCTCACCATCATCGAGGCCGACATGTTCGAGCCGCCGGAATGAGGGGTTTGACCCGAGGCGCTTTGCCATGTGAAGATACGGGCCGAAAGCGAGGCGCTATGCACGTGGTTTACCCTGGCAGTTTCGACCCTTTGCATAACGGGCATTTTGACGTGATCCAGCGGGCCTCGAGGCACTTTGCAAAGGTCACGGTGGCGGTGCTCGAGAACCCCTCCAAGCGGGGTTTATGGCTGTTCACGCCCCTGGAGCGCGTGGAGATTATCCGACGGGCGGTGGCCTCGGCCCGGCTTGCCAACGTGGAAGTGGATACCTTCAACGGCCTTCTGGCCGAGTATATGAAGCAGATTGGCTCGAGGGTCATCGTCAAGGGATTGCGGGCGGTCTCCGACTACGAGAACGAACTGCAGATGGCCCACCTGAACCGCCAGTACGGCAACCACCCCGAGACTTTTTTCATCATGGCGGCCACCCGTTGGTCGTTTGTCTCCTCCACCATGGTCAAGGAGATCGCCCGCTACGGGGGCGATGTGTCGAAGTTGGTACCACCTGCTACGGTAGAGGCTTTGCGGGAAAAACTCAGCTCTGTGGAGAAGTGAAGTATGCAGACACACCCCAGCAAATACGGTAAAGCCCTGGAAATAGGCCATCTGATTGGGGGAGAGGAGGTGTTCGAGGGCCCTTGGCTCGAGCGCCACAACCCCGCCGACCGCGCCGACCTGGTAGCCCGCTTCCCCGAAGCCCCCAAAGAAACCCTGCGCAAGGCGGCCCAGGCGGCCCAGAAAGCCTTCCAGGAATGGTCGCGCACCCCCGCGCCGGTGCGCGGGGCGGTGCTGATGAACCTGGCCGAGGTGCTGACCCGCGAAAAAGCCACCCTGGTACGGCTGATGGTGCGCGAGGTGGGCAAGACCTTCAAAGAAGCCGGTGGGGATGTGCAGGAGGCCATTGACACCGCTATCTTCTTCGCCTCGGAAGGCCGCCGGCTCTACGGCCAGACCGTGCCCAGCGAGATGAAGAACAAGGAGCTCTTCACCTTCCGCCGGCCCGTCGGGGTGGTGGGGATGATTACGGCGGGCAACTTTCCCATCGCGGTGCCTTCCTGGAAGCTGATCCCGGCCGTTCTGACCGGCAACACCGTGGTCTGGAAGCCCTCCGACGATTCGCCCGCGCTGTCGTATGTACTGGTGAAGCTATTTGAGGAGGCGGGCCTGCCCCCAGGGGTGATCAACGTGGTGTTTGGCGGGGGCAAGGACTCCACGGGCCAGTGGCTGGTGGAGCTGATGGACGAGGGGCTGCTGAACAAGTTTGCCTTTACCGGAAGCACCGCGGTGGGGCGCTGGATTGGCGAGGTGGCGGGCCGCAACCTGCTGCGCCCGACCCTCGAGCTCGGCGGCAAAAACCCCCTGGTGGTGCTGCGCGACAGCGACCTCGAGCTGGCTGTGGAAGGGGCCTGGTGGAGCGCTTTCGCCACCGGCGGCCAGCGCTGCACCAGCGCCGGCAACATCATCGTGGAGGCGCCCATCTACGACGAGTTCAAAAAGCGCTTCCTGGAGAAAACCGAGTCGACGGTGGTGGGGAACCCGCTCGAGCACCCCGAGGTCACCTATGGGCCTTTTATCAACGCCCGCCTGTACGAGCGCTGGGTCGAGCACTATAGCTGGGGCCAGGCCGACGGCGCTACGCTGCTTTTTGGCAAAGCCCGCATAACCGCCTCGAACCCCTACCCCCGCTTCAAGGGCGACCCCGAGGCGGGCCTGTTCGGCTGGCCTACGGTCTGGGAGGCCCGGCCGGGGATGCGGCAGTTTGAACAGGAGATCTTCGGCCCGACCATCAACCTGGTGCGGGTGGATGGGCTGGACGAGGCCATCCAGGTGGCCAACGCCCACCCCTACGGGCTCTCGAGCGCGGTCTACACCAACCGCCGCGACTGGGCCTACCGCTTCAAAACCGAGATTAAGGCCGGCATGACCAGCATCAACAACTCCACCGTGGGGGCCGAGGCTCACCTGCCGTTTGGGGGTATCCGGGGCAGCGGCAACGGTGCGCGGGAGAGCGGCGTCTGGGTGATCGAGGAATACACCTACTGGCAGGCGGTGAACGAGGAGTACTCCGGCAGGCTGCAACTGGCCCAGATGGACACCGACTACACCCAGCCCCGCACACCAACCAACTGGAGCGAGCTGCTGGGATAGCGCCGCGCAACGGGCTATTTTCGCAATTTGAGCCGCTGGGTAAGCCGGGCGAAGGCCTCGGGATCTTCGGCGGTGCAGAGCCGGTCGAGGTAGGGCAGGGCTGTGTTCATGCAGTTGGCTCGAGGGTCGTAGCCCTTCTGGTTGAGCAGGGGATTGAGCCAGATCAGGGCGGCGCTGCGCTGGCGTATTTTTTGCAGGGCCAGTTCCAGGATTTCCGTTGCTCCGGTATCCAGCCCGTCGCTGGCTACAATTACAATGCTGTCGCCGCGAATCAGGCCGCCGTACTGCTGCTCGAGCCGCAACAGGTTTTCCCCAATGCTGGTGCCCCCACCCCAGGCCCGGCCCAGCCGGTGGAGCCGGGGCCGCTCGGAAAGGCTTTTGGCTTTTTCGAGCTGCCGGGTTATGCGCTCCATCTGGGTGGAGAAAACAAAAACCTCCACCCGGTTGCAGCGCATCCGCAGGGCATAGGCAAACTGCAACAGCCGGTCGGCGTAGTCCTGCATCGAGCGGCTCCCGTCGAGCACGAATATAAAGCGGGGCTGGCGCTTGGGGTGGTGCTGCCAGGCGGG containing:
- the coaD gene encoding pantetheine-phosphate adenylyltransferase, whose protein sequence is MHVVYPGSFDPLHNGHFDVIQRASRHFAKVTVAVLENPSKRGLWLFTPLERVEIIRRAVASARLANVEVDTFNGLLAEYMKQIGSRVIVKGLRAVSDYENELQMAHLNRQYGNHPETFFIMAATRWSFVSSTMVKEIARYGGDVSKLVPPATVEALREKLSSVEK
- a CDS encoding FxLYD domain-containing protein; this translates as MKRFLVVVSALMVVGMAVAQSSPYRLRVLSWSCQAFARGVLIQGTVRNISPRPLQDLRVSARVIGPGLRMAANSAPLQDRNLMPGESARFELRVRTNFDSVSRCELWFRNPRVIQIATLVPNPR
- a CDS encoding aldehyde dehydrogenase family protein; its protein translation is MQTHPSKYGKALEIGHLIGGEEVFEGPWLERHNPADRADLVARFPEAPKETLRKAAQAAQKAFQEWSRTPAPVRGAVLMNLAEVLTREKATLVRLMVREVGKTFKEAGGDVQEAIDTAIFFASEGRRLYGQTVPSEMKNKELFTFRRPVGVVGMITAGNFPIAVPSWKLIPAVLTGNTVVWKPSDDSPALSYVLVKLFEEAGLPPGVINVVFGGGKDSTGQWLVELMDEGLLNKFAFTGSTAVGRWIGEVAGRNLLRPTLELGGKNPLVVLRDSDLELAVEGAWWSAFATGGQRCTSAGNIIVEAPIYDEFKKRFLEKTESTVVGNPLEHPEVTYGPFINARLYERWVEHYSWGQADGATLLFGKARITASNPYPRFKGDPEAGLFGWPTVWEARPGMRQFEQEIFGPTINLVRVDGLDEAIQVANAHPYGLSSAVYTNRRDWAYRFKTEIKAGMTSINNSTVGAEAHLPFGGIRGSGNGARESGVWVIEEYTYWQAVNEEYSGRLQLAQMDTDYTQPRTPTNWSELLG
- a CDS encoding RsmD family RNA methyltransferase, producing MLRILGGTAKGVALKVPESARPSPVRLRKALFDFLRFRYPRRGRFLDLYAGSGAVGLEAASEGFETTLVEKDRQAIQFLRENATKARLKVRIEGMPVERYLQEARRQGLRFTVAFMAPPYPHDLLQDFERLLEARVVEAGGLYILQHPTDLHLPMGERRVYGYNCLTIIEADMFEPPE